From one Pseudomonas sp. B21-048 genomic stretch:
- a CDS encoding twin transmembrane helix small protein has translation MLKAAIVLMLIATIVSLFSGLFFLVKDDSHSNRLVIALSVRVALAATTVGLIAWGFFSGQLVSHVPW, from the coding sequence ATGCTCAAAGCAGCCATCGTCCTGATGCTGATTGCCACGATTGTCAGCCTGTTCAGCGGCCTGTTTTTTCTGGTCAAGGACGACAGCCATTCCAATCGCCTGGTCATCGCCTTGAGTGTTCGTGTTGCGCTGGCCGCCACCACTGTCGGCTTGATCGCCTGGGGTTTTTTCAGCGGCCAGTTGGTGTCTCACGTGCCTTGGTAG